A section of the Prochlorococcus sp. MIT 1341 genome encodes:
- a CDS encoding TylF/MycF/NovP-related O-methyltransferase, protein MNRSFHAISQLWYFRNALTLQANIARKKNRIRELGNYYEFGTFKGNSLITMGNLKRFFSIIYPELDSLALFSFDSFEGLPKSELDHNDPVWQKGQFFGSLEEVKKNVSSYRIKAKYIKGFYSESLTEELAIEMSRFPPSIIFIDADLYSSTIQILKWLDKIALPMSTYIFDDIWATGNHPELGEQKAIIEYNSLSNTRGFLIESPISLGSKTIFSFNIKNTLSDPMYSLRTKDTL, encoded by the coding sequence TTGAATAGAAGTTTTCATGCAATATCTCAACTGTGGTATTTTCGTAATGCATTAACACTTCAAGCAAATATAGCTAGGAAGAAAAATAGAATTCGAGAACTTGGAAACTACTATGAATTTGGAACTTTTAAAGGTAACTCATTAATAACGATGGGGAATCTAAAGAGATTCTTTTCTATTATTTACCCAGAGCTAGATAGTCTAGCATTATTCTCATTTGATTCATTCGAAGGATTGCCTAAGAGTGAGCTTGATCATAATGATCCTGTTTGGCAAAAAGGTCAGTTTTTTGGGAGTTTAGAAGAAGTAAAGAAGAATGTTAGTTCGTACCGTATTAAGGCCAAGTATATAAAAGGCTTTTACTCCGAATCTCTTACGGAAGAATTAGCAATAGAAATGAGTAGGTTTCCTCCTTCAATTATTTTTATAGATGCAGATTTATACTCTAGTACAATTCAAATTTTAAAATGGCTAGATAAGATTGCTTTGCCAATGTCAACTTATATTTTTGATGACATCTGGGCTACAGGAAACCACCCGGAACTAGGAGAGCAAAAAGCAATAATTGAATATAATTCTTTGTCTAATACTCGAGGTTTTCTGATTGAGTCTCCAATATCATTAGGTTCAAAAACGATATTTAGTTTCAATATAAAAAATACACTATCAGATCCAATGTATTCATTGAGAACAAAAGATACTTTATAA
- a CDS encoding 2OG-Fe(II) oxygenase yields MLKDNWSIDPFPYAIIDNFLPSDEFESLNYELNQTSNLIQRQFETPLERKAIYTNILSKENAQGLIYRMASDQIKDIISQQIGLLDIVSMGEKLNFAGYSPYHITRNEGYLGSHVDHSSIENGKLRHIANTIYYVSSKWEKGWGGQTILFSRNGFCEKVLIDPIPNRLIVFIHTANSFHGVRKYYSPENIERRTFYHDYYVKESKINLVMQNINININSKLVHSLHPTTFIPFFPFGIFHLNYKAVFSFKNLNYIPTYIVYLVNRYFGTRISSIRKMLNIFG; encoded by the coding sequence ATGCTGAAAGATAACTGGTCAATTGATCCTTTTCCGTATGCTATAATTGATAATTTCCTACCATCAGATGAATTTGAATCATTAAATTATGAATTAAATCAAACTAGCAATCTAATACAACGTCAATTTGAGACTCCTTTAGAACGCAAAGCAATATATACAAATATTTTAAGCAAAGAAAATGCCCAAGGGTTAATATACAGAATGGCTTCCGATCAGATTAAAGATATAATTTCTCAACAAATTGGTTTACTAGATATAGTCTCAATGGGTGAAAAACTTAATTTTGCAGGTTACTCCCCTTATCATATAACTAGGAACGAAGGCTATTTAGGTTCACATGTTGATCACTCAAGTATTGAGAACGGTAAACTTAGACATATAGCAAATACCATTTACTATGTAAGCAGTAAATGGGAAAAAGGCTGGGGTGGCCAAACTATTCTATTTTCCCGAAATGGTTTTTGTGAAAAAGTACTAATAGATCCAATTCCGAATAGACTGATAGTCTTTATACATACAGCAAATTCATTTCACGGTGTTAGGAAGTATTACTCACCTGAGAATATAGAAAGACGAACTTTTTATCATGATTACTACGTAAAAGAATCAAAAATCAATTTAGTCATGCAAAATATAAATATAAATATAAATTCAAAACTAGTTCACTCCCTTCACCCTACAACTTTTATTCCTTTCTTCCCCTTCGGGATATTTCACCTAAACTACAAAGCGGTTTTTAGCTTTAAAAATCTAAATTATATACCAACTTATATTGTTTACTTGGTGAATCGTTATTTTGGAACCCGTATTAGTTCAATTAGAAAAATGCTAAATATATTTGGGTAG
- a CDS encoding 3-dehydroquinate synthase family protein yields MRVIKAYENTIDQYDIFVSKDLNDFTERLEALILKRSSIVLFIDSYVLNTKAFSNLKDLFIQLSEKYSIPLLKKVMEPGKHSKNLLTIDHLLNWLVHHNVQRDTLFIAVGGGVTGDIVGFLSTIYFRGVSLCHFPTNLLAMTDSSIGGKTAVNTTKHINSCGTYKHPEGTFIFTKFLSTLHARDFFAGFAEVIKISLLKEGPLLKRIIESQNYGPNLKYEEELVEQIIEDSIIYKLHFTKDDITEKSKRLFLNLGHTFAHSIESLQDLTNEEYFRHGEAVSLGLIASAFMGDIIYGTQLEEEITNILSSYNLPIRISPKFIEELSYKSKDYLLENLVKKALLDKKGQNRLLRIILLSDLFKPSIYTTDDRELIRSAFNRLLDDP; encoded by the coding sequence ATGAGAGTGATAAAAGCCTACGAAAATACAATAGATCAATATGATATTTTCGTATCTAAGGATCTAAATGATTTTACTGAACGATTGGAAGCATTAATCCTTAAAAGATCATCTATTGTTCTATTTATAGACTCCTATGTTCTTAACACTAAGGCGTTTTCTAACCTTAAGGATTTATTTATTCAACTTTCAGAGAAGTATTCAATACCTCTTCTGAAGAAGGTTATGGAGCCAGGTAAACATTCAAAAAATCTTTTGACTATTGATCATTTACTTAATTGGTTAGTTCATCATAATGTTCAACGCGATACTTTATTTATTGCAGTTGGTGGTGGTGTAACCGGAGATATAGTCGGCTTCCTCTCAACAATTTATTTTCGTGGAGTTTCACTTTGTCATTTTCCTACTAATCTTTTGGCTATGACGGACTCTTCTATTGGGGGTAAAACAGCCGTAAATACGACCAAGCATATAAATTCATGTGGTACCTACAAACATCCAGAAGGCACTTTTATTTTTACTAAATTTCTTTCCACCCTTCATGCAAGAGATTTTTTTGCAGGTTTTGCTGAAGTTATAAAAATTTCATTACTGAAGGAAGGACCTCTACTTAAACGCATAATTGAATCTCAAAATTATGGTCCTAATTTGAAATACGAAGAGGAGTTGGTTGAACAAATCATTGAAGATTCAATTATCTACAAACTACATTTCACTAAAGACGATATTACCGAGAAGTCAAAACGCCTATTTTTGAACCTTGGCCATACTTTTGCTCATTCAATAGAGAGTCTTCAAGACCTCACTAATGAAGAGTATTTTAGACACGGAGAAGCTGTATCTTTGGGTTTGATTGCTTCCGCTTTTATGGGCGACATTATTTATGGGACTCAATTAGAGGAAGAAATAACAAATATTCTTTCTTCCTATAATTTACCAATTCGTATTAGCCCAAAATTTATCGAAGAACTTTCTTACAAATCAAAGGATTATTTGCTAGAGAATCTGGTGAAGAAAGCATTGCTTGACAAGAAAGGGCAGAATAGATTACTAAGGATTATATTATTAAGTGATTTGTTTAAACCAAGTATATATACTACAGATGATCGAGAGCTTATTCGGTCTGCTTTTAATAGATTACTTGATGATCCCTAG
- the kdsB gene encoding 3-deoxy-manno-octulosonate cytidylyltransferase, whose protein sequence is MDRKELVVLIPCRLNSRRLSKKALRVLSGDKTLIQMVYENTYKALSDLRIDSSSIFVCTDSLEIQRHLNNLNIPCLLTSEGHKNGTERISECLDRYEINAKFIIDVQGDEPFVSSSMIKLVLNSLEELMDKHKSDPVIVVPHQIIGEDEASRESTVKIVTDKEGRVLYMSRYPIPYIHKPSPDLVPSSYKKHLSVIGFNRSALIYYSQSPQSHLEKLEDIELMRAIEADIHILSPYSPTSTFSIDTLEDFEMAKTILNTESSIP, encoded by the coding sequence ATGGATAGAAAAGAGCTTGTGGTTCTTATACCTTGTAGATTAAATTCAAGGCGACTTTCTAAAAAAGCTTTACGAGTATTGAGTGGTGATAAGACATTAATTCAAATGGTATATGAAAATACTTATAAAGCCCTTTCTGATTTGAGAATAGATAGTTCTTCTATTTTTGTTTGTACTGATTCCCTGGAAATTCAAAGACACCTAAATAATCTGAACATACCATGTTTACTTACAAGTGAGGGCCATAAGAATGGCACAGAAAGGATTAGTGAATGTCTTGACCGATATGAAATTAATGCAAAATTTATAATAGATGTTCAGGGGGATGAACCTTTTGTGTCTTCGAGCATGATTAAGCTGGTTTTGAATAGTCTTGAAGAACTTATGGATAAGCATAAATCCGATCCAGTTATAGTTGTTCCTCATCAAATTATTGGTGAAGATGAAGCCTCTAGAGAAAGTACAGTTAAGATAGTTACTGACAAAGAGGGCAGAGTTTTATATATGAGCAGATATCCTATACCTTACATTCATAAACCATCACCTGATTTAGTCCCAAGCTCTTACAAAAAACATCTATCAGTAATAGGATTTAATCGTTCTGCCCTCATCTACTATTCTCAGTCACCTCAGTCACATCTAGAGAAATTAGAAGATATTGAGCTTATGAGAGCTATAGAAGCAGATATACATATTTTATCTCCCTATTCACCAACTTCTACGTTCTCTATTGACACTTTAGAAGACTTTGAGATGGCGAAAACAATTTTAAATACAGAGTCTTCTATACCATGA
- a CDS encoding SDR family oxidoreductase, with the protein MTIFFVTGIGKGIGRNLIDVLLCEPGSSIVGIYRSDIQDFEKLEPFADRLLLIKGDSSEEKVLTSAISLSYKKFYSYPNKFVINAGVRCRENLERIKAERLSYLWKVNYFALRTLIKVLIDKNIIKGISLVYVSSIVASTGFIDLDDYGATKSASESLIRSISLRFPESRFNAISPGFTRSSYEEKFKKDNHQLYDWTLSRIPSARWAECSEISKVIKFLLSEDASYIQAQVFTVDGGWTANG; encoded by the coding sequence ATGACAATATTTTTTGTAACTGGTATTGGCAAGGGAATTGGGAGAAATCTAATCGATGTTCTTCTTTGTGAACCAGGAAGTAGCATTGTCGGAATATATCGCTCTGATATACAGGACTTTGAAAAGTTAGAACCCTTTGCTGATAGGTTATTATTAATAAAAGGAGATAGCTCAGAAGAGAAAGTTCTCACTTCAGCAATTAGTTTAAGCTATAAGAAATTCTATTCATACCCTAATAAGTTTGTAATAAATGCAGGAGTTCGCTGTCGTGAGAACCTTGAAAGGATCAAGGCTGAACGACTATCTTATCTTTGGAAAGTTAATTACTTTGCATTAAGAACTCTTATAAAAGTACTGATTGATAAAAATATCATTAAAGGGATATCTCTTGTTTATGTTTCTTCTATTGTAGCTTCTACAGGTTTTATCGATCTTGACGACTATGGGGCGACTAAATCTGCTTCTGAATCACTTATCAGATCTATTTCTCTAAGATTTCCAGAAAGTAGATTTAATGCAATCTCACCAGGATTTACACGCTCATCATATGAGGAAAAATTTAAGAAGGATAATCATCAACTATATGATTGGACTTTAAGTAGAATCCCATCAGCTAGATGGGCAGAGTGTTCTGAAATATCCAAAGTGATTAAGTTTCTTTTGAGTGAGGATGCATCATATATTCAAGCTCAAGTGTTCACAGTGGATGGAGGTTGGACAGCCAATGGATAG
- a CDS encoding NAD-dependent epimerase/dehydratase family protein: MFYNFYPVNILLVAISRALVTGGAGFIGGHIVRDLLSRGFSVSVVDNLKTGDLRNIPDSAEFHQLDCGKDDIGFLFDEPYDLIYHFAGQSSVEISYKDPLYDLRTNTESTVRILEKCINSDSHLIYASSMSVYGGNPPMPKSENSNRDGSNFYAIGKKASEDYLKEFHKLGVKTTSLRLFNIYGPGQNLSNLSQGMLSIYLAQALEKEHIIIKGSLDRSRDFVHIYDVLRFLRAIEGNPKTFGEVLNICTGRKYTVLEVIQNIQMLLGNHITYETKKGTPGDIDNMLGDASKLISITSIEAEIDLKYGIKTMIESIASNEYYSCR; this comes from the coding sequence ATGTTTTATAATTTCTATCCAGTTAACATTTTATTGGTGGCAATATCGCGAGCTCTAGTTACGGGGGGTGCCGGTTTTATCGGAGGCCATATAGTGAGAGATCTTTTGTCTAGGGGATTTTCCGTTAGTGTTGTAGATAACCTGAAAACCGGTGACCTGAGAAATATCCCTGACTCGGCAGAATTTCATCAACTCGATTGTGGTAAAGATGATATAGGTTTTCTATTTGATGAACCTTATGATCTGATATATCATTTTGCCGGACAAAGTTCTGTTGAGATATCATATAAAGATCCTTTATATGATCTAAGGACTAACACTGAATCTACAGTTAGAATATTGGAAAAGTGTATAAATTCAGACTCCCATTTGATATATGCAAGTTCTATGTCTGTTTATGGTGGGAACCCACCCATGCCTAAATCAGAGAATTCAAATAGGGATGGATCTAATTTTTATGCAATTGGGAAAAAAGCTAGTGAAGATTATCTCAAGGAATTTCATAAGCTTGGAGTCAAGACCACTAGCTTACGTTTATTTAATATATATGGTCCAGGACAAAATCTATCAAACTTAAGCCAAGGAATGCTTTCTATATACCTTGCGCAGGCTTTAGAAAAAGAACATATTATTATCAAAGGGAGTCTTGATAGGAGTAGAGATTTTGTTCATATTTATGATGTACTTAGATTTTTGAGGGCCATTGAGGGGAATCCCAAGACTTTTGGTGAGGTATTAAATATTTGTACTGGCAGAAAATATACAGTCTTAGAGGTAATTCAAAATATTCAAATGTTATTAGGTAATCACATTACCTATGAGACAAAAAAGGGTACACCTGGAGATATTGACAATATGTTAGGGGATGCCTCTAAACTAATTAGCATTACAAGTATAGAAGCAGAAATAGATCTTAAGTATGGTATAAAAACTATGATCGAATCAATTGCAAGCAACGAGTATTATAGCTGCCGATGA
- a CDS encoding class I SAM-dependent RNA methyltransferase, with the protein MRALAVLPQGLEALGAEELQLLGAKNVNQLRRSVSFTADPACLYKIYLRARLPFRILREIARFNCNSPNTLYHKIQTVFDWEKWLHPSLSFRVDVSGKNKGLNHTHYTALQVKNALVDLQRKMWGERSLINTQSPDLCLHLHLGEIDSILSLDGSQHSLHKRGYRSAMGVAPIKENLAAGLIKLSEWNNSTPLIDPMCGSGTLLIEAVSMAIDLAPGISRNLIVKKWADFNLKIWEEEKMKVLVKKYPQPSLAKVIGIEKNPEIALQAKANIKAAGLEKYITIINKDFDQINLPDSAGLIVCNPPYGKRTGQNEDLSILYKKLGCFLKQKASGWQFWLLCGDRSLSSFLKLKCSRRIPINNGGIDCRWLKYEIK; encoded by the coding sequence ATGAGAGCATTAGCAGTACTCCCACAGGGATTAGAAGCGCTTGGTGCCGAAGAACTCCAATTATTAGGGGCCAAAAATGTTAATCAATTAAGAAGGAGTGTCTCATTTACAGCAGACCCAGCCTGCTTATACAAAATTTACTTGCGTGCTCGCTTACCATTCAGAATTTTAAGAGAAATTGCTCGCTTTAATTGCAATAGTCCCAATACTCTGTATCACAAAATACAAACAGTTTTTGATTGGGAAAAATGGCTACATCCTTCTCTAAGCTTCAGAGTGGATGTTTCAGGCAAAAACAAAGGACTCAATCATACTCACTACACAGCATTGCAAGTTAAAAATGCTCTGGTTGACCTCCAACGAAAGATGTGGGGTGAGCGATCATTAATCAATACACAATCGCCTGACCTTTGTCTTCATCTTCACTTGGGAGAAATTGATTCAATCCTCAGTCTAGATGGATCACAACATAGTCTTCATAAACGAGGTTATAGGTCTGCCATGGGAGTTGCGCCAATTAAAGAGAACTTAGCTGCAGGATTAATCAAATTAAGTGAATGGAATAATTCAACGCCATTAATTGATCCAATGTGTGGGTCAGGAACTCTGCTAATTGAAGCAGTTTCCATGGCAATTGATTTAGCTCCAGGTATCTCTCGTAACTTGATAGTAAAAAAATGGGCTGATTTCAACTTGAAAATATGGGAAGAAGAAAAAATGAAAGTTTTGGTTAAAAAATATCCCCAACCATCCTTAGCAAAGGTTATTGGTATTGAAAAGAACCCAGAGATAGCACTTCAAGCAAAAGCAAATATAAAGGCAGCAGGCCTAGAGAAATATATAACCATTATAAATAAGGATTTTGACCAGATTAATCTTCCTGATTCTGCAGGTTTAATTGTATGCAATCCACCCTATGGGAAAAGAACTGGACAAAATGAAGATCTATCTATTCTATATAAAAAACTTGGATGCTTTCTTAAACAAAAAGCATCCGGCTGGCAATTTTGGCTGCTTTGTGGTGACCGTTCTCTAAGCAGTTTCTTAAAGCTTAAGTGCTCCAGGCGTATACCCATTAACAATGGAGGCATTGATTGTCGTTGGCTTAAATACGAGATCAAGTAG
- a CDS encoding phage holin family protein, protein MSNPNRPSGLGAAARVTALAGSVMDLHVRIALQEVDREKRRLISGGVFLAMGGFLMLLALFALEVALVIWMQATFGWNWVSSLSLVALADVFFAGVSLRIGGNLAKGPYLPETLEGLSRTTKAVMGRP, encoded by the coding sequence ATGAGTAATCCCAATCGTCCAAGTGGATTAGGTGCAGCTGCTCGTGTCACAGCCTTGGCTGGGTCTGTGATGGATTTACATGTGCGTATTGCACTGCAAGAAGTCGATAGAGAGAAGCGTCGATTAATTAGTGGTGGCGTTTTTCTGGCAATGGGTGGATTTTTAATGTTATTGGCTTTATTTGCTTTAGAAGTGGCGCTTGTAATTTGGATGCAAGCTACTTTTGGTTGGAATTGGGTTTCTTCATTGTCACTTGTTGCACTTGCTGATGTTTTTTTTGCTGGTGTGAGCTTGAGAATTGGTGGCAATCTTGCTAAGGGACCTTATCTGCCAGAAACTCTTGAAGGCTTGTCTCGTACGACAAAGGCCGTAATGGGACGTCCTTGA
- the smc gene encoding chromosome segregation protein SMC: MVYINQVGLTNFKSFGGSMTIPLEENFTVVTGPNGSGKSNILDGVLFCLGLATSRGMRADRLPDLVNSNVLRDGKSAETLVSVRFDLTDWQPDLAEEGLEAPKDGPWIKKGQKEWTVSRRLRVMPGGSYSSSYTCDDEPCSLQQLQTQLRRLRIDPEGSNVVMQGDVTRIVSMSNRDRRGLIDELAGIALFDNRIEQSRKKLDAVQEKEDRCRIVEQELIVGKQKLERDCAKARKYQELKEKFLIARQHEQILSFEAEEKSLVVLQNKQQELILKESKDAKNISAEEGKLTLAANQLKLLQENVKALGEDQLIKVQAELAGLDTQSRELDRQATQHKEEGQGLQRLRHELGNRRQNLLDENNHASKSSAPKELEEVEARCKSALAAVEVSRRRLGDVAGKSGELLKTQQLRSERRQSLQKEIFPLQEEQQTLQERIIQDQYRETELELDQKRDQEENQQVHKHLDLLETEWAELLEKISSQKKQLSEKGENLEIQQRTRIRLENEKSKLEKDIARIESRSEALHESRGTSALQLLLKNGLEGIHGPVSQLGEVDEIHRLALEVAAGARLGQVVVENDHIAAKAIEILKKNRAGRLTFLPLNRIRKAGTSSNKALLRTKQVNSSKNPEGLIGKAVDLVRFDSVYEDVFSYVFGETLVFKELSSARQELGKNRSVTLDGELLEKSGAMTGGSFSRKGNGLSFGTTQDKDEAAPLRKRLLELGETLVACHQKEAHQNQELNHLRPLLRKLEQRQAGLDAERATALKANAPVIERNRKTSERLTNLQAEKMKQEARLKQIKIQLKPLLTEFEKINQDEHLTKPKGSGETWQKLELELQEADASLTSVRKERDELMNKERLRQLNLERFKDQKQTLDKEENRLKEAIQNLSKAHIQWKDQQKTLFDRRKKLEEEQKYLHERLGEQRRSRDLAETELASKREELQEAKWNLQRLKDDLISLKEELRNGEIRVKELRKELPEKFPEVPNEIREISLDEFRSQIQKIQNHIEELEPVNMLALEELEELENRLADLGEKLEVLSQERAELLLRIENVATLRQEAFMEAFDAVDKHFREIFANLSDGDGHLQLENREDPLEGGLTLVAHPKGKTVRRLAAMSGGEKSLTALSFLFALQRFRPSPFYALDEVDSFLDGINVERLASLISRQAEEAQFLVVSHRRPMIGASNRTIGVTQARGANTQVVGLPQAA, translated from the coding sequence TTGGTTTACATAAATCAAGTCGGGCTAACGAATTTCAAATCCTTCGGGGGGTCAATGACCATACCCCTCGAGGAAAATTTCACTGTGGTTACTGGTCCGAATGGATCAGGTAAAAGCAATATTCTTGATGGAGTCCTCTTCTGCCTTGGGTTAGCAACAAGCAGAGGAATGAGAGCCGATAGACTGCCTGACCTTGTCAATAGCAATGTTTTACGTGATGGCAAATCGGCAGAAACCCTGGTAAGTGTTCGATTTGATCTCACTGATTGGCAGCCAGATTTAGCCGAAGAAGGATTAGAGGCTCCTAAGGATGGGCCTTGGATTAAAAAGGGACAGAAAGAATGGACTGTCTCCAGACGATTGCGAGTTATGCCAGGCGGCTCATATAGTTCGAGCTATACCTGCGATGACGAGCCCTGCTCTCTGCAACAACTTCAAACTCAACTAAGAAGACTTCGTATTGATCCCGAGGGAAGCAATGTAGTAATGCAAGGAGATGTCACAAGAATTGTCTCCATGAGTAACCGCGATAGACGTGGGCTTATAGACGAACTGGCAGGTATAGCTCTTTTCGACAACCGTATAGAACAAAGTCGTAAAAAACTTGATGCTGTACAAGAAAAAGAGGATCGATGTCGAATAGTTGAACAAGAATTGATAGTCGGCAAACAAAAACTAGAAAGAGACTGCGCTAAAGCTCGCAAATATCAAGAACTCAAAGAGAAGTTTTTAATTGCTCGGCAGCATGAACAAATACTTTCTTTTGAAGCCGAAGAAAAAAGTTTAGTTGTTCTTCAAAATAAGCAACAGGAATTAATACTAAAAGAAAGCAAAGATGCAAAGAATATTTCTGCTGAGGAGGGAAAGTTAACCCTTGCTGCAAATCAACTAAAGTTACTCCAAGAAAATGTTAAGGCTCTTGGTGAAGATCAACTAATAAAAGTTCAAGCTGAGCTGGCTGGTCTAGATACACAATCTCGTGAACTAGATCGTCAAGCGACACAACATAAAGAGGAAGGTCAAGGCCTTCAAAGGCTTCGGCATGAACTTGGAAACCGGCGACAAAACCTTTTGGATGAAAATAACCATGCCAGCAAGTCGTCTGCACCTAAAGAGCTTGAGGAAGTAGAAGCACGTTGCAAGTCTGCTCTAGCAGCTGTTGAAGTTTCTCGGCGCAGGCTTGGAGATGTAGCAGGAAAATCAGGTGAATTACTCAAAACCCAACAATTGCGCAGCGAGCGTCGGCAGAGTCTCCAAAAAGAAATTTTTCCTTTGCAAGAAGAACAACAAACACTCCAAGAGCGAATAATCCAAGATCAATATAGAGAAACAGAACTTGAATTAGACCAAAAAAGAGATCAGGAAGAAAATCAGCAAGTGCATAAACACTTAGATCTTCTAGAAACTGAATGGGCAGAGCTGCTAGAAAAAATTTCTAGTCAAAAGAAACAACTTTCAGAAAAAGGTGAAAATTTAGAAATACAGCAAAGAACACGTATAAGACTTGAAAACGAAAAATCCAAGCTCGAGAAAGATATAGCGCGGATAGAAAGTCGATCGGAAGCACTTCACGAAAGTCGTGGTACCAGTGCTTTGCAATTACTTTTAAAGAACGGTTTAGAAGGCATTCATGGTCCAGTCTCTCAGTTAGGAGAAGTAGATGAAATTCATCGGTTAGCTCTTGAAGTCGCTGCCGGAGCCAGGTTAGGTCAAGTTGTTGTAGAAAACGATCACATAGCAGCAAAGGCTATCGAAATCCTCAAAAAGAATCGTGCAGGAAGACTTACATTCTTACCACTCAATCGAATAAGAAAAGCTGGAACAAGTTCTAACAAAGCACTATTAAGAACAAAACAAGTCAACTCTTCTAAAAACCCTGAAGGTCTGATTGGAAAAGCAGTTGATCTTGTACGCTTCGATTCAGTTTACGAAGATGTCTTCTCATACGTATTTGGCGAAACTCTAGTTTTCAAAGAATTATCTTCTGCTAGGCAGGAACTTGGGAAAAATCGTTCCGTAACTTTGGATGGAGAACTACTTGAAAAAAGTGGTGCTATGACTGGAGGGAGCTTCTCCCGCAAAGGCAATGGTCTCTCATTTGGGACTACTCAAGATAAAGATGAAGCAGCACCATTAAGGAAAAGGCTACTTGAACTAGGGGAAACACTAGTGGCATGTCACCAGAAAGAAGCCCATCAGAATCAAGAGCTAAATCATTTAAGACCTTTACTAAGAAAACTAGAACAAAGACAGGCAGGTCTAGATGCTGAGCGAGCAACTGCTCTAAAGGCTAATGCTCCTGTTATTGAGCGAAATCGCAAAACATCTGAGAGGTTAACTAATCTCCAAGCAGAAAAAATGAAACAAGAAGCTCGACTCAAGCAAATAAAAATACAATTAAAGCCTCTTCTTACTGAATTCGAGAAGATCAACCAGGATGAACATTTAACAAAACCAAAGGGTAGTGGTGAAACATGGCAAAAACTTGAGCTGGAGCTTCAAGAAGCTGATGCTTCTCTAACAAGTGTAAGGAAAGAAAGAGATGAGTTGATGAACAAAGAGAGGCTTCGTCAACTTAATTTGGAAAGGTTTAAAGATCAAAAACAAACTCTTGATAAAGAAGAAAATAGGCTAAAAGAAGCAATCCAAAATCTTTCCAAAGCTCATATTCAATGGAAAGACCAACAAAAAACTCTTTTTGATCGACGAAAAAAGCTTGAAGAAGAACAAAAGTATTTGCATGAAAGGCTAGGTGAACAGCGCAGGTCAAGAGATTTAGCTGAAACTGAACTAGCCTCTAAACGTGAGGAATTGCAAGAAGCAAAATGGAATCTTCAACGCCTAAAAGATGATTTAATTTCCCTGAAGGAAGAATTAAGAAATGGTGAGATAAGAGTAAAAGAACTTCGCAAAGAACTGCCAGAGAAATTTCCTGAAGTGCCTAATGAAATCAGAGAAATCAGCTTAGATGAATTCAGAAGTCAAATACAAAAAATTCAGAACCATATAGAAGAGCTAGAACCAGTCAATATGCTTGCACTTGAAGAACTGGAAGAACTTGAAAATCGTCTAGCTGATCTTGGGGAAAAATTAGAAGTCTTAAGTCAAGAAAGAGCAGAATTGCTTCTTCGAATAGAAAATGTTGCGACTCTCCGACAGGAGGCATTTATGGAAGCTTTTGATGCTGTAGACAAGCATTTTCGGGAAATCTTCGCAAACCTTTCGGATGGTGATGGTCACCTCCAATTAGAAAATCGTGAAGATCCTTTAGAGGGGGGTTTAACGCTAGTAGCCCATCCAAAAGGGAAAACTGTTAGGCGATTGGCAGCAATGTCAGGTGGAGAAAAATCTCTAACAGCTCTGAGCTTTTTATTTGCGCTGCAAAGATTTAGGCCATCACCATTTTATGCCCTTGATGAAGTAGATAGTTTTCTTGATGGTATCAACGTAGAGCGACTAGCTTCACTAATATCTCGCCAAGCTGAAGAGGCTCAGTTTCTTGTTGTAAGTCATCGTCGTCCCATGATTGGAGCATCAAATCGCACCATTGGAGTAACACAAGCTAGAGGGGCCAATACACAAGTAGTTGGTTTGCCACAGGCTGCTTGA